Proteins encoded in a region of the Microbacterium neungamense genome:
- a CDS encoding RDD family protein, whose translation MTQEIWEIDEKKPTIEGVDAAGRPDPAYAAALGLRRAPFGRRALAAACDGAIWLLLQLPLWLGGVPLLLKLATGAVSPYGFLNHPDFTLAVVMAAITVLLTLVFGVVQLILHGRKGVTVGKAVAGIRTVNVRTLERPGVGPVLLRFLMVSAAGLIPLLAPAFLISPTFDPQGRGRGWHDKATNVWLVDVRKGLHPYDEKRMRVARKAVKAEPVPERAPLPSLATPVDPGAQPEYRPGSRLSAGVVGVARPHDPRAREASDRPSAPVPSSSPASPVVPVVPAAPASAPAAAPVAALAPAPQPAPAAQPAPAGQPAVVQSPASAPAPAPQPAPAPAPQPAQAPAPQGAPAVRFGLRFDTGDSIPIAEPVLLGRNPDAAQHPGARPIPLPDETRSLSKTHLLVRPVEGGLEVVDCRSTNGSGLIRGGTEYGIAAGRPIVTTEGDMIRLGDRVAAVVRMSADASGGR comes from the coding sequence GTGACTCAGGAGATCTGGGAGATCGACGAGAAGAAGCCGACGATCGAGGGCGTCGACGCGGCGGGACGACCCGACCCCGCGTACGCGGCTGCGCTCGGACTGCGGCGCGCGCCGTTCGGCCGCCGTGCCCTCGCCGCCGCCTGCGACGGCGCGATCTGGCTGCTGCTGCAGCTGCCGCTGTGGCTCGGCGGGGTCCCGCTGCTGCTCAAGCTCGCCACCGGAGCGGTCTCGCCGTACGGGTTCCTGAACCACCCGGACTTCACGCTCGCGGTCGTGATGGCCGCCATCACGGTGCTGCTCACCCTCGTCTTCGGCGTCGTGCAGCTGATCCTGCACGGCCGCAAGGGCGTGACCGTGGGCAAGGCCGTCGCCGGCATCCGGACGGTGAACGTGCGCACGCTGGAGCGTCCCGGCGTCGGCCCCGTGCTGCTGCGCTTCCTCATGGTCTCCGCGGCCGGGCTCATCCCGCTGCTGGCCCCCGCCTTCCTGATCTCGCCCACGTTCGATCCGCAGGGCCGCGGACGCGGCTGGCACGACAAGGCCACGAACGTGTGGCTCGTGGACGTGCGCAAGGGGCTGCACCCGTACGACGAGAAGCGGATGCGGGTGGCCCGCAAAGCCGTGAAGGCCGAACCGGTGCCGGAGCGCGCCCCGCTGCCCTCGCTCGCGACGCCGGTGGACCCGGGAGCGCAGCCCGAGTACCGGCCGGGCAGCCGGCTGAGCGCCGGGGTCGTCGGCGTGGCCCGGCCACATGACCCGCGCGCACGGGAGGCGTCCGACCGGCCGTCGGCTCCCGTGCCGTCGTCGTCCCCAGCATCGCCCGTGGTGCCGGTGGTGCCCGCCGCCCCGGCATCCGCGCCGGCGGCCGCACCCGTCGCCGCGCTGGCGCCGGCGCCGCAGCCGGCTCCCGCCGCCCAGCCCGCACCGGCAGGCCAGCCCGCCGTGGTACAGAGTCCCGCGTCGGCGCCCGCCCCCGCCCCGCAGCCGGCGCCCGCCCCCGCCCCGCAGCCGGCGCAGGCCCCCGCCCCGCAAGGCGCGCCGGCCGTGCGCTTCGGGCTGCGGTTCGACACCGGCGACAGCATCCCGATCGCCGAGCCGGTCCTGCTCGGGCGCAACCCCGATGCGGCGCAGCACCCCGGCGCGCGCCCGATCCCGCTGCCCGACGAGACCCGCTCGCTCTCCAAGACGCACCTGCTGGTGCGGCCGGTGGAGGGCGGGCTCGAGGTCGTCGACTGCCGGTCCACGAACGGCTCGGGGCTCATCCGCGGCGGCACCGAGTACGGCATCGCGGCCGGCCGGCCGATCGTGACCACCGAGGGCGACATGATCCGCCTCGGCGACCGGGTCGCGGCGGTCGTGCGCATGAGCGCGGATGCGAGCGGCGGACGATGA
- a CDS encoding FtsK/SpoIIIE domain-containing protein, giving the protein MRLKLTLHRQAGDPVDIVITTDSTATAGDVARHIAEADPTRSTPVAEGDVLTLAVAPPTGDRLVPLQPDVPIGEAPIGSGFAASVLNYGPDYASAGQRQIVGVLRAVGGTLAGQEFPIASGHVFLGRDASNDVVLSDPMVSKRHARLEVGTHIEVVDLNSANGVLVDGIAVQRVRIEEGEPFVIGGTTLVLRLARSFDGSAAEEPIIERGGGLLFNRSPRVEVRYPGTLFKPPRLPTEKIGKMFPWPILVAPILMGMALYAMNGNPRSLLLIVMTPLMAFGNLINQSVQSKKSQNHEFLLFERQFEQLEEDLFHGKPEEEQARNAEAPPVAEVFDHAMRLGPMLWTRRPEHWNFLGVRLGSCRLPARNRIDDADVPDGLPEFIERVDRLRERYEFVDDVPVFDTLPDAGSVGVAGPHAPVADAMRGLAVQLFGMHAPNDVVAVAFADSAWTPELDWLKWMPHTSSERSPFRDMALADSAPTAAALLSSLEEYVLRAGPEGGGEPRGPFKEDWNPLLYGTDVARAAGEHKNTPPVSVIVFVTSDAPVDRGRLTDVLERGADRGVHAVFISPTVESLPAVCRSYIDVTGGLEDAEVGLVRNGEKFEHVKVEGVSNAYMQMLARRLAPVVDASTVVHDASDIPSSVMFLQLVDPAIAEDPQVVIERWRQNNTIVDRTPAPRPRLKKAGTLRAIIGQGASDAMALDLRTHGPHALVGGTTGAGKSEFLQAWVLGMAAAHSPDRVTFLFVDYKGGSAFADCVELPHCVGLVTDLSPHLVRRALTSLRAELQHREHLLNRKKAKDLLELEKRQDPECPPALVLVIDEFAALASEMPEFVDGVVDIAQRGRSLGIHLIMATQRPAGVIKDNLRANTNLRIALRMADESDSRDVVDDAIAATFPPSIPGRAIAKTGPGRLVPFQSAYTGGWSTDDDAAAAEVRVAELRFGATREWEPDRPAESDAHEEDLGPNDQKRIVSTLIRAADAARLQRPRRPWLDDLSPLVDLRDLPNEGDTRIPIAMVDVPEKQLQEPAVFVPDRDGSLVIYGTSGSGKSTLLKTIGTAAGMRPDLGRVHVYCLDFASGSLSALSALPHVGSVVDGGDVERIQRLFRTLDREMDRRSAAFAAASAASVQEYRELRDPRMPRILLLIDNYPEFKKDWEVAPGRGPFYRIFMRILGEGRTLGLHTVITTDRGNAVPSAVASNISRRVVLRMGDASQYMLLGVPRDVLDEQSVPGRAVIDGHEAQIAVLGGTSNAVEQTKALSALGDRLREQGVRDLPEIGALPTMVPASDMPAQVDGMPVFGVADESLAPHGFEPIGSFVITGPPASGRTNTLRALIVAMERFDPNVRMYHFGSRRAELKDFRPWVRSATKPEDEKELAAELAELVVADNPGGRIMIVIEDIPHLADGPADRQMRTLLQAMNNSDHLLIGEAEISRASGSIGVLGEWKTGRQGIVLKPDTYDGDAIFKTPFGRVKRTDFPVGRGIFVQAGRAITMQVPFVPATPANG; this is encoded by the coding sequence ATGAGGCTGAAGCTGACCCTGCACCGCCAGGCGGGCGACCCTGTCGACATCGTGATCACGACCGACTCCACCGCCACGGCGGGGGATGTGGCGCGACACATCGCCGAGGCCGACCCGACGCGGTCGACGCCGGTGGCCGAGGGCGATGTCCTCACGCTCGCGGTGGCGCCGCCCACCGGCGATCGTCTGGTGCCGCTGCAGCCCGACGTCCCGATCGGCGAAGCGCCGATCGGCTCCGGCTTCGCGGCATCCGTTCTCAACTACGGGCCGGACTACGCGTCCGCCGGACAGCGCCAGATCGTCGGCGTGCTCCGCGCGGTGGGCGGGACGCTCGCCGGGCAGGAGTTCCCGATCGCGTCCGGGCACGTGTTCCTCGGCCGCGACGCCTCCAACGACGTCGTCCTTTCCGACCCGATGGTCTCCAAGCGGCACGCGCGCCTGGAGGTCGGCACGCACATCGAAGTCGTGGACCTGAACTCCGCCAACGGCGTGCTGGTGGACGGCATCGCGGTGCAGCGTGTCCGCATCGAGGAGGGCGAGCCGTTCGTCATCGGCGGCACCACGCTCGTGCTCCGCCTGGCCCGCTCCTTCGACGGCTCGGCCGCCGAGGAGCCGATCATCGAGCGCGGCGGGGGGCTGCTGTTCAACCGCAGCCCCCGGGTCGAGGTGCGCTACCCGGGCACGCTGTTCAAGCCGCCGCGGCTGCCCACCGAGAAGATCGGCAAGATGTTCCCCTGGCCGATCCTGGTCGCGCCGATCCTGATGGGCATGGCGCTGTACGCCATGAACGGCAACCCCCGCTCTCTGCTGTTGATCGTGATGACGCCGCTGATGGCGTTCGGCAACCTGATCAACCAGTCGGTGCAGAGCAAGAAGAGCCAGAACCACGAGTTCCTGCTCTTCGAGCGGCAGTTCGAGCAGCTCGAGGAGGACCTCTTCCACGGCAAGCCGGAGGAGGAGCAGGCCCGCAACGCCGAGGCGCCCCCCGTCGCGGAGGTCTTCGACCACGCGATGCGTCTGGGGCCGATGCTGTGGACGCGCCGCCCCGAGCACTGGAACTTCCTCGGCGTGCGGCTCGGCAGCTGCCGGCTCCCGGCGCGCAACCGGATCGACGACGCCGACGTCCCGGACGGGCTGCCCGAGTTCATCGAACGCGTCGACCGGCTGCGCGAGCGCTACGAGTTCGTCGACGACGTGCCGGTGTTCGACACGCTCCCGGATGCCGGTTCCGTGGGCGTCGCCGGACCCCACGCTCCGGTCGCGGACGCCATGCGCGGGCTCGCGGTGCAGCTGTTCGGGATGCACGCGCCGAACGACGTCGTCGCCGTCGCGTTCGCGGATTCGGCGTGGACGCCGGAGCTGGACTGGCTGAAGTGGATGCCGCACACCTCCAGCGAGCGCAGCCCGTTCCGCGACATGGCCCTCGCCGACTCGGCCCCGACCGCCGCCGCGCTGCTGAGCAGCCTCGAGGAGTACGTCCTGCGGGCGGGGCCGGAGGGCGGCGGTGAGCCGCGCGGCCCGTTCAAGGAGGACTGGAATCCGCTGCTGTACGGCACGGACGTCGCCCGCGCGGCCGGCGAGCACAAGAACACCCCGCCGGTCTCGGTGATCGTGTTCGTCACCAGCGACGCCCCCGTCGACCGCGGGCGGCTCACCGACGTGCTGGAGCGCGGCGCGGATCGCGGTGTGCACGCGGTCTTCATCTCCCCGACCGTGGAGTCGCTGCCCGCCGTCTGCCGCAGCTACATCGACGTCACCGGCGGCCTCGAGGACGCCGAGGTCGGCCTGGTCCGCAACGGCGAGAAGTTCGAGCACGTCAAGGTCGAGGGCGTCTCCAACGCGTACATGCAGATGCTCGCCCGCCGCCTCGCGCCGGTCGTGGACGCCAGCACCGTGGTGCACGACGCCTCCGACATCCCCAGCTCGGTGATGTTCCTGCAGCTGGTGGACCCCGCGATCGCGGAGGACCCGCAGGTGGTGATCGAGCGGTGGCGGCAGAACAACACCATCGTGGACCGGACGCCCGCGCCGCGTCCCCGGCTGAAGAAGGCAGGCACCCTCCGCGCCATCATCGGGCAGGGGGCGAGCGACGCGATGGCGCTGGATCTGCGCACGCACGGACCGCACGCCCTCGTCGGCGGCACCACCGGCGCCGGCAAGTCGGAGTTCTTGCAGGCGTGGGTGCTCGGCATGGCCGCCGCGCACAGCCCCGACCGGGTCACCTTCCTCTTCGTCGACTACAAGGGCGGCTCCGCCTTCGCCGACTGCGTCGAGCTGCCGCACTGCGTCGGCCTGGTGACGGACCTGAGCCCGCACCTGGTCCGCCGCGCACTGACCAGCCTCCGCGCGGAGCTCCAGCACCGCGAGCATCTGCTCAACCGGAAGAAGGCGAAGGACCTCCTCGAGCTCGAGAAGCGCCAGGACCCGGAGTGCCCGCCGGCGCTGGTGCTCGTCATCGACGAGTTCGCCGCCCTGGCATCCGAGATGCCGGAGTTCGTGGACGGCGTCGTCGACATCGCCCAGCGCGGCCGGTCCCTCGGCATCCACCTCATCATGGCGACGCAGCGCCCCGCCGGCGTCATCAAGGACAACCTGCGCGCGAACACCAACCTCCGCATCGCCCTGCGCATGGCGGACGAGTCCGACTCCCGTGACGTCGTGGATGACGCCATCGCGGCGACCTTCCCGCCGTCGATCCCGGGCCGGGCGATCGCGAAGACCGGCCCCGGCCGTCTGGTGCCGTTCCAGTCGGCCTACACGGGCGGCTGGAGCACCGACGACGACGCGGCCGCGGCCGAGGTGCGCGTCGCGGAGCTGCGGTTCGGTGCGACCCGCGAGTGGGAGCCGGACCGTCCCGCCGAGTCGGATGCCCACGAGGAGGACCTCGGCCCGAACGATCAGAAGCGCATCGTGTCGACCCTGATCCGGGCCGCGGATGCCGCGCGGCTGCAGCGGCCCCGCCGCCCCTGGCTGGACGATCTCTCGCCGCTGGTGGATCTGCGCGACCTGCCGAACGAGGGCGACACGCGCATCCCGATCGCCATGGTCGACGTGCCGGAGAAGCAGCTGCAGGAGCCGGCGGTGTTCGTGCCCGACCGGGACGGCTCGCTGGTGATCTACGGCACCTCCGGCTCGGGCAAGTCGACGCTGCTGAAGACCATCGGCACGGCCGCCGGCATGCGCCCCGACCTCGGTCGCGTGCACGTCTACTGCCTCGACTTCGCCTCGGGCTCGCTGTCGGCGCTGTCGGCGCTGCCGCACGTCGGCTCGGTGGTCGACGGCGGCGACGTCGAGCGCATCCAGCGGCTGTTCCGCACCCTGGACCGCGAGATGGACCGCCGCTCCGCGGCGTTCGCGGCGGCCAGCGCCGCATCCGTGCAGGAGTACCGCGAACTGCGGGACCCGCGGATGCCGCGCATCCTGCTGCTGATCGACAACTACCCCGAGTTCAAGAAGGACTGGGAGGTGGCTCCGGGCCGCGGGCCGTTCTACCGCATCTTCATGCGGATCCTCGGCGAGGGCCGCACGCTGGGCCTGCACACCGTGATCACCACCGACCGCGGCAACGCCGTGCCCAGCGCGGTCGCCTCGAACATCTCGCGTCGCGTCGTGCTGCGGATGGGGGATGCCAGCCAGTACATGCTGCTGGGCGTGCCCCGGGACGTCCTGGACGAGCAGTCGGTGCCCGGTCGCGCGGTGATCGACGGGCACGAGGCGCAGATCGCCGTGCTGGGCGGCACGTCGAACGCGGTCGAGCAGACCAAGGCGCTCAGCGCGCTCGGCGATCGGCTCCGCGAGCAGGGCGTGCGCGACCTGCCCGAGATCGGCGCGCTGCCCACCATGGTGCCGGCATCCGACATGCCCGCGCAGGTGGACGGGATGCCGGTGTTCGGCGTGGCCGACGAGTCGCTCGCCCCGCACGGCTTCGAGCCGATCGGGTCGTTCGTCATCACCGGGCCGCCGGCCTCCGGCCGCACGAACACGCTGCGGGCGCTCATCGTGGCCATGGAGCGCTTCGACCCGAACGTGCGGATGTACCACTTCGGCAGCCGCCGCGCCGAGCTGAAGGACTTCCGCCCGTGGGTGCGCAGCGCCACGAAGCCCGAGGACGAGAAGGAGCTCGCCGCGGAGCTGGCCGAGCTCGTCGTCGCCGACAACCCCGGCGGCCGCATCATGATCGTCATCGAGGACATCCCGCACCTGGCCGACGGCCCGGCCGACCGTCAGATGCGGACGCTGCTGCAGGCGATGAACAACAGCGACCACCTGCTCATCGGCGAGGCGGAGATCAGCCGCGCCAGCGGCAGCATCGGCGTGCTCGGCGAGTGGAAGACGGGTCGGCAGGGGATCGTGCTCAAGCCCGACACCTACGACGGCGACGCGATCTTCAAGACCCCGTTCGGCCGCGTCAAGCGGACGGACTTCCCGGTCGGGCGCGGGATCTTCGTGCAGGCGGGCCGCGCCATCACGATGCAGGTGCCGTTCGTCCCCGCCACCCCGGCGAATGGGTAG
- a CDS encoding WXG100 family type VII secretion target: protein MAGHDFGATYSEMEGAAARLRDGRSSIGDTLKELQGIIDELVQDGFKTENASDAYNTAYQELTSSLDDAAEAVNDMADALDRMADSIRDKDSELAGG from the coding sequence ATGGCCGGACACGATTTCGGTGCAACGTACAGCGAGATGGAGGGCGCGGCTGCGCGACTCCGCGACGGTCGCAGCTCCATCGGCGACACCCTGAAGGAGCTCCAGGGCATCATCGACGAGCTCGTCCAGGACGGGTTCAAGACCGAGAACGCCTCGGACGCGTACAACACGGCCTACCAGGAGCTCACCTCGTCGCTCGACGACGCCGCTGAGGCCGTCAACGACATGGCCGACGCTCTGGACCGCATGGCCGACTCCATCCGCGACAAGGACTCGGAGCTCGCCGGCGGCTGA
- a CDS encoding ABC transporter substrate-binding protein, producing the protein MRAHRRIAGPLVVLLAAGLVACAPALPQTVVPGTEVAVGWSGGFTSVNALASPTPGNIDIAQTIRADFGDVVDGEFVPDESFGAVRIVSEDPFTVRYDLAEPTWSDGIPLDAADLLLGWAGASGLFERDEEGADAGAHAPEIALEVPEVDEFARAIEVTFPQPAIDWQQAVTAPVPAHVAGRRAFGTDDAMEAKQAVIRAIQEADPEALDDLAAVWNEGFALPEKKAIPEDLRLSSGPYLVDRVRDEETGQSVTLVPNPSYRGAVTPQVARIELVPPGSDPAGAIGDRLDIAQVTPVASNRGVIRELERRDFAVQTTHDGTVWAVLLNPAGVFADERARSAFLRALPVRALAEAGGGEWAAAYTATTSMVSAPGSRAYDIVNEDSGFAQTLGTQSDDPALERQSAGVGPGTRVCVLYDRGSEFAAGAFTALRGAAAEAGWGVADCGSDDVDGALAQRGWNAVIARVPIPESPAQIAAQWGTQGRASVTGHADAERDTLIAQLAQTVDVYEARDIRALIESTIVRAALALPIATNPRITIVDRDVTGVTARNGALAPLTYGIVQWAAVK; encoded by the coding sequence ATGAGAGCGCATCGCCGCATCGCGGGACCGCTGGTCGTGCTGCTGGCGGCAGGCCTGGTCGCCTGCGCGCCGGCGCTGCCGCAGACCGTCGTGCCCGGCACGGAGGTCGCCGTGGGATGGAGCGGCGGGTTCACCTCCGTGAACGCCCTGGCTTCGCCCACACCCGGCAACATCGACATCGCCCAGACGATCCGCGCCGACTTCGGCGACGTCGTCGACGGCGAGTTCGTCCCGGATGAGAGCTTCGGCGCGGTCCGCATCGTGTCGGAGGACCCGTTCACGGTGCGGTACGACCTCGCCGAGCCCACCTGGTCGGACGGCATCCCCCTCGACGCCGCCGATCTGCTGCTGGGCTGGGCCGGGGCATCTGGTCTCTTCGAGCGGGACGAGGAGGGTGCGGATGCTGGAGCGCACGCGCCCGAGATCGCCCTCGAGGTCCCGGAGGTCGACGAGTTCGCGCGGGCGATCGAGGTGACCTTCCCGCAGCCGGCGATCGACTGGCAGCAGGCGGTGACGGCCCCGGTGCCCGCGCACGTCGCCGGCAGGCGGGCGTTCGGGACGGATGACGCGATGGAGGCGAAGCAGGCCGTCATCCGCGCGATCCAGGAGGCCGACCCCGAGGCTCTCGACGATCTCGCCGCGGTGTGGAACGAGGGCTTCGCACTGCCCGAGAAGAAGGCGATCCCGGAGGACCTGCGGCTCTCCAGCGGCCCGTACCTCGTCGACCGGGTGCGCGACGAGGAGACCGGTCAGAGCGTGACGCTGGTTCCCAACCCGTCCTATCGTGGGGCGGTCACCCCGCAGGTCGCGCGGATCGAGCTCGTCCCGCCGGGGAGCGATCCCGCCGGCGCGATCGGCGACCGGCTGGACATCGCCCAGGTGACCCCGGTGGCGTCCAACCGCGGGGTCATCCGCGAACTCGAACGCCGGGACTTCGCCGTGCAGACCACGCACGACGGCACCGTCTGGGCGGTGCTGCTGAACCCGGCCGGAGTGTTCGCGGACGAGCGGGCCCGCTCCGCCTTCCTCCGCGCCCTTCCGGTGCGGGCGCTCGCGGAAGCGGGTGGGGGTGAATGGGCCGCGGCCTACACCGCCACCACGTCGATGGTGTCCGCCCCGGGCTCCCGCGCCTACGACATCGTGAACGAGGACTCCGGCTTCGCCCAGACCCTCGGCACACAGAGCGACGACCCGGCGCTCGAGCGCCAGTCCGCCGGTGTGGGCCCGGGAACCCGGGTGTGCGTGCTGTACGACCGCGGCAGCGAGTTCGCCGCCGGGGCGTTCACCGCGCTGCGGGGTGCTGCGGCCGAGGCCGGGTGGGGCGTCGCCGACTGCGGCAGCGACGACGTCGACGGTGCGCTGGCGCAGCGCGGGTGGAACGCGGTGATCGCCCGGGTGCCGATCCCGGAATCTCCGGCCCAGATCGCCGCGCAGTGGGGCACGCAGGGCCGGGCATCCGTCACCGGGCATGCGGATGCCGAGCGCGACACGCTCATCGCGCAGCTCGCCCAGACGGTCGACGTCTACGAGGCGCGCGACATCCGCGCGCTGATCGAGTCCACGATCGTCCGCGCCGCACTGGCCCTGCCGATCGCGACGAACCCGCGGATCACGATCGTCGACCGTGACGTGACCGGCGTGACCGCCCGCAACGGCGCTCTGGCGCCCCTCACGTACGGCATCGTGCAGTGGGCGGCCGTGAAGTGA
- a CDS encoding WXG100 family type VII secretion target, translating to MMLPNELIWVMEKLGFDWPDVDEDELRRGAGMVSDFRDDLEAKIQVMDRKVNGDLAAAMRGKAGPAYVSAWNTNRSQNLQRLVDLLGPVPPAMDIAAGAVFALKIKVIADVTTTMIALVGMLTNPITAVGAGPMLILKKKLLNAAVDVAIEQLLNQLLPMAIEPLAEELPGVVMAALDSPIVEAVAGDPDEFFADLQALEQAESEMEMHASDVETLTERLLADLSSLNITGD from the coding sequence ATGATGTTGCCGAACGAGCTCATCTGGGTGATGGAGAAGCTCGGGTTCGACTGGCCGGATGTCGATGAGGACGAGCTGCGCCGGGGTGCGGGGATGGTCAGCGACTTCCGCGACGACCTCGAGGCGAAGATCCAGGTGATGGACCGGAAGGTGAACGGCGACCTGGCCGCGGCGATGCGGGGCAAGGCGGGCCCGGCGTATGTGAGCGCGTGGAACACGAACCGGTCGCAGAACCTGCAGCGGCTGGTGGATCTGCTGGGTCCGGTGCCGCCGGCGATGGACATCGCGGCGGGCGCGGTGTTCGCGTTGAAGATCAAGGTGATCGCGGATGTCACGACGACGATGATCGCCCTGGTCGGGATGCTGACGAACCCGATCACGGCGGTGGGCGCCGGTCCGATGCTGATCCTGAAGAAGAAGCTGCTGAATGCGGCGGTGGATGTCGCGATCGAGCAGCTGCTGAATCAGCTCCTGCCGATGGCGATCGAGCCGCTGGCGGAGGAGCTGCCGGGTGTCGTGATGGCGGCGCTGGACTCGCCGATCGTGGAGGCGGTCGCGGGTGACCCGGACGAGTTCTTCGCGGATCTGCAGGCGCTGGAGCAGGCGGAGAGCGAGATGGAGATGCATGCGTCGGATGTCGAGACGCTGACCGAGCGGCTGCTCGCGGACCTTTCGAGCTTGAACATCACGGGGGACTGA
- a CDS encoding polymorphic toxin type 15 domain-containing protein, with the protein MSAVKPIIRELKQAALKGFAHADHKLHQLTANLDGHLDTVVRQVRDLDNYDGKVDVKLKRFKRNSKHDSAEYQRQYDEQMDTLQRMPLSDWLANRIEYLENGRTSDSLRAQQNARDDAFRDMYDDLRDQGFSKDEATKKAQEWLKSQAALHRLDGIAGGDVTDISRVGDTRINSSLGSQWRSRVGDIDRAVIDYLNANPGVDLDNTFINVILR; encoded by the coding sequence ATGAGCGCGGTCAAACCCATCATCCGCGAACTCAAGCAGGCCGCGCTGAAGGGGTTCGCTCACGCAGACCACAAGCTGCACCAGCTCACCGCGAACCTCGACGGCCACCTCGACACTGTCGTGCGCCAGGTTCGCGACCTCGACAACTACGACGGCAAGGTCGATGTCAAGCTGAAGCGGTTCAAGAGGAACAGCAAGCACGACTCGGCGGAGTACCAGAGGCAGTACGACGAGCAGATGGACACGCTGCAGAGGATGCCGCTGTCCGACTGGCTGGCGAACCGGATCGAGTATCTCGAGAACGGGCGCACCTCGGACTCGCTCCGGGCGCAGCAGAACGCGCGCGATGACGCATTCCGAGACATGTATGACGACCTGCGAGACCAGGGTTTCAGCAAGGACGAAGCGACCAAGAAGGCGCAGGAATGGCTCAAGAGCCAGGCGGCGCTGCATCGGCTGGATGGAATCGCCGGCGGGGACGTCACCGACATCTCACGCGTCGGAGACACCCGCATCAATTCCTCACTCGGTTCGCAGTGGCGAAGCCGCGTCGGCGACATCGATCGGGCCGTGATCGACTACCTCAACGCGAATCCGGGCGTGGATCTGGACAACACCTTCATCAACGTCATCCTTCGATAG
- a CDS encoding T6SS immunity protein Tdi1 domain-containing protein has product MVEIADFVPHAPVPAEIVEEYRGRVPDELVEVWEKYGYGTFADGFLRIIDPKLYETEVGDCIGKTQGDGIAIPIMVTGLGDLITWEPSRPGLTAILYRLGTTVGLGSRFRSLFRRVEDELILEDLKAEIFPEAVAAHGELPYDQSFIFVPLLSLGGAAKVENLHKRETIPAIQVAVDLQGVIGH; this is encoded by the coding sequence ATGGTTGAGATCGCTGACTTCGTTCCGCACGCGCCGGTTCCGGCCGAGATCGTCGAGGAGTACCGGGGACGCGTTCCGGACGAACTCGTCGAAGTCTGGGAGAAGTACGGCTACGGTACCTTCGCGGACGGTTTCCTGCGCATCATCGACCCCAAGCTCTACGAGACCGAGGTCGGCGACTGCATCGGCAAGACCCAGGGCGACGGGATCGCCATCCCGATCATGGTCACCGGGCTCGGCGACCTCATCACGTGGGAACCCAGCCGTCCGGGACTGACGGCCATCCTCTACCGCCTGGGCACCACCGTGGGACTCGGAAGCCGTTTCCGCAGTCTGTTCCGGCGGGTCGAGGACGAACTGATCCTCGAAGATCTGAAGGCCGAGATCTTCCCGGAGGCTGTTGCGGCGCACGGTGAGCTGCCCTACGACCAGTCGTTCATCTTCGTGCCGCTGCTCTCGCTGGGCGGCGCCGCGAAGGTCGAGAACCTGCACAAGCGGGAGACCATCCCTGCGATCCAGGTCGCGGTCGACCTGCAGGGCGTCATCGGCCACTGA
- a CDS encoding recombinase family protein encodes MSDATTTETGEVDAALTSPLHLPHAAAECPQCLANTEHDWWSARPEGARLVGLVVAREGMPSVVEQRDELARFGVPIEGFRHPAPEILESWSDRLARLMDTLQRGDVLVVANVHALGRDLDEETRTVAELRRRGIMVKVLGHKARHLADAGR; translated from the coding sequence ATGAGCGATGCGACGACGACGGAGACCGGCGAGGTCGACGCCGCGCTGACGAGTCCGCTGCATCTCCCGCATGCAGCGGCGGAATGCCCCCAGTGTCTTGCGAACACCGAGCACGACTGGTGGTCGGCCCGGCCGGAAGGCGCACGTCTCGTGGGTCTGGTCGTGGCCCGTGAGGGCATGCCGTCGGTGGTGGAGCAGCGTGACGAGCTGGCGCGCTTCGGCGTGCCGATCGAAGGGTTCCGGCATCCCGCGCCGGAGATCCTGGAGAGCTGGAGCGACCGCCTCGCCCGGCTGATGGACACCCTGCAGCGCGGCGACGTACTGGTGGTCGCGAACGTGCATGCGCTCGGCCGCGACCTCGACGAGGAGACCCGCACCGTGGCGGAGCTGCGGCGCCGCGGCATCATGGTGAAGGTGCTCGGGCACAAGGCGCGCCACCTGGCGGACGCCGGACGCTGA